One region of Triticum aestivum cultivar Chinese Spring chromosome 6B, IWGSC CS RefSeq v2.1, whole genome shotgun sequence genomic DNA includes:
- the LOC123135066 gene encoding uncharacterized protein: MQKETKLRGNRRQANPKPWPRPRSVSPTLPHQVTMALRSLATNMRIPATAAARLTSAPRVSPTSGSRPLPYTSSSLASSSLASSSIKHARDWYLIQRARYDDVTRELTDFRREVVWTGRLAKLLDVTYILGISLSSAPSVIKGYIIWKMWAGNDHPLVIKGYVIRKM, from the exons ATGCAAAAAGAGACCAAATTAAGAGGAAACCGAAGGCAAGCCAATCCCAAACCCTGGCCTCGTCCTCGATCGGTCTCGCCCACCCTGCCTCACCAAGTCACCATGGCGCTACGCAGCCTGGCTACGAACATGCGAATCCCCGCTACAGCCGCCGCCCGGCTCACGTCGGCCCCTCGCGTTTCCCCGACGTCCGGTTCTCGGCCCCTCCcttacacctcctcctccttggcctcctcctccttggcctcctcctccatcAAG CATGCAAGAGACTGGTACCTGATTCAGCGAGCACGTTATGACGATGTGACAAGAGAGTTAACAGACTTCAG gcGTGAGGTTGTGTGGACTGGAAGGCTAGCTAAGCTGCTTGATGTGACATACATACTGGGTATTTCCTTGTCGAGTGCTCCTTCGGTCATAAAAGGGTATATCATTTGGAAAATGTGGGCAGGTAATGACCATCCACTGGTCATAAAAGGGTATGTCATTCGGAAAATGTGA